The stretch of DNA GGCCACGCATTTCGACGAGCGCCGGGGGAGTGGTGGACGTGGTGGATTCCGTGACGGTCATACTGTGTCCTTTGCAGTGGGGAGATGAGTTCGGTGGGCGCAGGTCATACCGACACCCGATCGAGGTCCGAGGCCTCCCGTGGTGGGGAGGTCGGTGTAGACGGCGGTGTCCGCGAGAAGCGGGGCGCCGGCATGGGTTGCACGACGCCGTCGATCTCCACGAAGGACCCGCGGGTGGAGAAATGAGGATCGGTGGGGGCCTCGGCGAAGCTCGATACGGGGGTGACGCACGCGTCCACGTCGGCGAAAGCGGCCGCCCACTCGGCCCTGCTGCGGGTGGTGAACCTCGCTGCCAACAGGACGCGGAGCTCGGGCCATCGACTGCGGTCGTCGCGGTCCGGAAGGGTGTTCGGGTCGAGCCCCAGAACGGCGATCAACCTGTCGTAGAACTGTGGTTCGAACGCACCGACCGCCATATAGTGGCCGTCCGAGCACTCGTATGTGTCCCAGAACGGGCAGCTACCGTCGACGAGGTTCGCGCCGCGCTCGTCCGACCACCTTCCCTGCCCCCGCATCGACCACGCGTGCTGGGTCAGGACCGCCGCCCCCTCGGCAGCGGAGACGTCGACCACCTGACCGAGTCCGGATCGCTGTCTCTCCCAGAGGGCCGAGAGGATCCCGGTGACCATGAACATGGACCCACCAGCAAACCCGGCCACCATGTTGAGTGGTGGCACGGGCCGCTCCTGGCCCCTGCCGATCGAGTGGAGGATACTCGTCGGTGCGATGAAATTGATGTCGTGTCCGGCCTTGTCGGCTCGGGGGCCGTCCTGACCCCATCCGGTGACGCGGGCGTACACCAGGGAGGACACGTGTTCGAGCACGATCGCCGGCCCCAATCCGAGGCGTTCGACGACGCCGGGACGGAAACCCTCGACGAGGACGTCCGCACCGGACGCGAGGGCGGGGACGTCGGCGGCTTCTCGAGTATCTTTGAGATCGACCTCCACGACCCGCTTTCCGCGGTGCAAGTGCTCGGCGCTGGTGTGGTCCTCGGGGAGAAGACCGGGGCGTTGGACGCGGACGACGTCGGCACCGAGATCGGCGAGAACCATCGCGGCGTGGGTGCTCGGTCCGATGTTCGCCAGCTCGACGACCCGCAGCCCGATCAAGGGTCCGCTCCTGCTCACCCTCGATCAGCTCCACACAGTGTTCGCCGGAACCGCTACCCGCGAGGGGGCCGTCGGTGTGGCCGTCGGGGTACGCGAGAACGCTGGTGCCGGTGCGGGCTGCAGGACACCGTCGAGGTCGGTGAAGACTCTCCGGTCCATCATCTGCGGGTCCCGTGCGGCCTCGTCGAAGTCCAATACCGGTGTGACGCAGGCATCCACGTCGGCGAACTGCGCTGCCCACTCGTCGCGAGTGCGCGACGCGAATTTCTCGGTGAACAGCTTGCGCACGAGGGGCCAGCCCTCGACATCACGCTGATGCCCCAGCGTCGCCGGATCGATGTCGAGAACACGCAGTAGCTCTGCGTAGAACTGGGGCTCGAGCGCACCGACCGCGACGTACTTACCGTCGGAACACTCGTAGGTGTCGTAGAAGGGTGCGGATCCGTCGAAGACGTTGGTGCCCCGGTCGTTCGACCACTGACCGGTGCCGCGCATCGACCACAGCAGATGGGCGAGCGCGGGGGCGCCGTTGACCATCGCCGCGTCGACCACCTGTCCCCAGCCCGACAGTTGACGTTCCACGAGAGCAGCGAGTACCCCGACGACGAGGAACATCGACCCACCACCGAAGTCGCCGAACAGATTCAGCGGTGGAACCGGGCGTTCGTCCTTTCGGCCGACGGCGTGGAGCAATCCGGTCACCGAGATGTAGTTGAGGTCGTGGCCGGCCTGCAACGCGCGTGGTCCGCTCTGCCCCCACCCGGTGACCCGACCGTAGATCAGGCGTGGATTGCGGGTGAGGGCCTCTTCCGGTCCGAGCCCCATACGTTCGGTCACTCCGGGTCGGAATCCCTCGACGAGAACGTCGGCTCGGTCGAGAAGGCCGAGGACCATGGCGACGTCCTCGGGACGTTTGAGGTCCGCTTCGACAATGGTGCGTCCGCGTAGTTGCTGGCTCGCCGTGCGATCGGGTGCCGGCAGACCGCCGGCGCGCTGAACTCGAACCACGTCGGCTCCGAGGTCTGCTAGAAGCATTGCAGCATGCGGTCCGGGTCCCATTCCGGCGAGTTCCAGTACGCGGATACCCGCCAGGGGACCGCTGCCGACGTCTTCGGTGGGCACGGCTGCTCCTGGGTCGAGGTGGTGTGAAGTGCGGTCGGCGACCCGGTCAGTCACTCGACGGAAGGGGCTTGGCGCTCTTGAGCGCGAGCACTTCGTCACCCAGAGCCAGGCTTCCCTCGCCGCTCTTGGTGGCGAGGACCTCGACGGTATTGGCGGCATCCGTGTAACGCTTGCCGATCGTGGTGCCCCCGGCGAGATCCCCGGCCGGTGTGAGTCCTTCCGCCGGCGATCCGGCAGGATCGATCATCGGCTGCCCGCCGCACGTCAGGGCGACGTCACCGCTCCCGCCCCGGACGACGATGACCTCGGTGCTACACACCTGGCTGCGCAGTCGTGCTCCGGTCTTCAACATGGGAATCCCTCTCTTGCTGTGGTATTCGGCCCGGTGCTCCCCGGGCCGAGGGTGGACGGCTAGACGGCGGACTTCTGAGGTTCGCAGTCGATGACGCCCGCGACGATCTCCGCGACGATGTCCTTGCGCAGGATCTTCCCGGTTAGGGTGGTGGGCAGTTCGCTGCGGTAGACGATCCGATCGGGAGTCCGGGAACCGCGCAGACGGGCGCGCACGAACTGTCGAAGCTCCTCCGCGTCGGGGACCTTGCCGGGCACGGGAACCACCGTCGCGACGATGGCCTGACCCCAGTGGTCGTCCGGGATGCCGACGACCACCACCGAGCGCACCCGTGGGTGCTCCACCAGGACGTCCTCGATCTCCGCCGGCGCGATGTTCTCGCCGCCGCGGATGATCGTGTCGTCGTTGCGACCCACCACGAAGAGGAAACCCTCGACGTCCTCGAACGCCAGATCCCGGGTGGGGAACCAACCGTCGGCGTCGAGTACCGAACCGCTACCCATGTATTCGCCGGACACCTGAGGTCCGCGGACCCACAGTTCGCCTTCGTCACCCGGTGCGACCGGCTTGTCGTAGGCATCTCTGATCTCGACCTCGATCCCGGGCACCGGCCGGCCGATCGATCCGAGCCGGGCGCGGACCGCAGGATCTTCGGATTCCAGTGCGGCGCGGTGATCCTCCGGGCCGAGCAGGGCGATCGTGGAGCTGGTCTCGGTGAGCCCGTAAGCATTGACGAAACCGACGTTCGGGAACGCGCGGAGGGCGGCTTCCAATGTGGGGCGCGGCATGCGCGCACCTCCGTAGGACAGTGACCGCAGCGTGGGGACGTCGGCATCACTGCCGCCGAGGTGATCCACGATGCGGTCGAGCATCGTCGGGACGACCATCGCCGACGTGGCCTTCGCGGTGCGCGCGAGTTCGACCCAGTCCGCGGCGTCGAACTGCGGGAGGTAAATCATTTTCCGGCCCGCGTAGAAGTTGGTCACAATCGTGCCCATGCCTGCGACGTGGTAGGGCGGAACGCTGATGAGCGCGCCGTCCGTCTCCTCGGCGGAGGCGAACTCGACGGTCCCCATCACGTAGCTCAGCAGATGGCTGTGCCGGAGCACGACGCCCTTGGGGGCGGAGGTGGTACCGCTCGTGAACAACACGATCGCCGGTGCGTCCGGGTCGACGTCCGCGGGCGGTACCGGATCCGAGGCCAGCTCCTCGGCGCGGGCGAAGAAGTCGTCGGTGGTGACGACGCGGGTGGCGTCGTCGTCCGCGACCGGTGCGAGGTAGACCGGGTCGACGACGACGAGTGCGTCGTCGACTCTCGCGATCAACTGCTGCAACTGCGCTGCACCGAGCCGGTAATTGACGGGGGTGAACGGGACACCGGCGTAGGCGGAGGCGAAGAGCAGCGCGGGAAGTTCGAGTCCGGAGCCCCCGAGGAACACGACGTTGCGCGCGCCCGA from Rhodococcus opacus B4 encodes:
- a CDS encoding CaiB/BaiF CoA transferase family protein, whose product is MIGLRVVELANIGPSTHAAMVLADLGADVVRVQRPGLLPEDHTSAEHLHRGKRVVEVDLKDTREAADVPALASGADVLVEGFRPGVVERLGLGPAIVLEHVSSLVYARVTGWGQDGPRADKAGHDINFIAPTSILHSIGRGQERPVPPLNMVAGFAGGSMFMVTGILSALWERQRSGLGQVVDVSAAEGAAVLTQHAWSMRGQGRWSDERGANLVDGSCPFWDTYECSDGHYMAVGAFEPQFYDRLIAVLGLDPNTLPDRDDRSRWPELRVLLAARFTTRSRAEWAAAFADVDACVTPVSSFAEAPTDPHFSTRGSFVEIDGVVQPMPAPRFSRTPPSTPTSPPREASDLDRVSV
- a CDS encoding CaiB/BaiF CoA transferase family protein encodes the protein MPTEDVGSGPLAGIRVLELAGMGPGPHAAMLLADLGADVVRVQRAGGLPAPDRTASQQLRGRTIVEADLKRPEDVAMVLGLLDRADVLVEGFRPGVTERMGLGPEEALTRNPRLIYGRVTGWGQSGPRALQAGHDLNYISVTGLLHAVGRKDERPVPPLNLFGDFGGGSMFLVVGVLAALVERQLSGWGQVVDAAMVNGAPALAHLLWSMRGTGQWSNDRGTNVFDGSAPFYDTYECSDGKYVAVGALEPQFYAELLRVLDIDPATLGHQRDVEGWPLVRKLFTEKFASRTRDEWAAQFADVDACVTPVLDFDEAARDPQMMDRRVFTDLDGVLQPAPAPAFSRTPTATPTAPSRVAVPANTVWS
- a CDS encoding class I adenylate-forming enzyme family protein, with protein sequence MSISLILEMAISGNPDRTAITVGDGSLTYQEFGRLVAGAGSAVIESGARNVVFLGGSGLELPALLFASAYAGVPFTPVNYRLGAAQLQQLIARVDDALVVVDPVYLAPVADDDATRVVTTDDFFARAEELASDPVPPADVDPDAPAIVLFTSGTTSAPKGVVLRHSHLLSYVMGTVEFASAEETDGALISVPPYHVAGMGTIVTNFYAGRKMIYLPQFDAADWVELARTAKATSAMVVPTMLDRIVDHLGGSDADVPTLRSLSYGGARMPRPTLEAALRAFPNVGFVNAYGLTETSSTIALLGPEDHRAALESEDPAVRARLGSIGRPVPGIEVEIRDAYDKPVAPGDEGELWVRGPQVSGEYMGSGSVLDADGWFPTRDLAFEDVEGFLFVVGRNDDTIIRGGENIAPAEIEDVLVEHPRVRSVVVVGIPDDHWGQAIVATVVPVPGKVPDAEELRQFVRARLRGSRTPDRIVYRSELPTTLTGKILRKDIVAEIVAGVIDCEPQKSAV